The genomic window TTTTTATATATAACGAAAAATCAGGAAACTATGCAGCTTTAGCTGATTCTCATTTATCTTTTCCTCAAGGTCTGGGTGCTATATTTGGAGAAGGGTATAGATTATTTGGTGGACAGGCTATTGAAATGGGTTATAGTCCATCAGATATTGGCTATGTGAATGATATGTTTATGGGAGGAATAATTTATATTTCTATTTTGTATGGGGCGATACTAAAATTTTTATTTAAGAAACCTTCGATTAATTATTTTGTTAATAAGAATGAATATGATTTACAGTTAATAATTTCAAAGTATTCAGTAGTTGCGTTATTAATGGCAAATTATAAAGGTGAAGTTATGCGAGGTGGACTAGTTCTTTTATCTGTTATATTTATAAAACTAATTACATTTAATGAATCAACTGAGGGAAAAGAGGTGAATATATGAGTCCAAAAGTTTCTGTAATAATACCAGTATACAATGGTGAAACAGTTGTTTCAATTTCTTTGAATTCTTTATTAGAACAAACTTATTCAAATTTTGAAGTTATTATTATAGATGATGGAAGTAAAGATAATACAAAGGAAGTAGTAAAAAAATACCTAGATGAAGATATTAGATTTAAGTATATTTTTCAGCCAAATTCTGGTGTTTCTGTAGCAAGAAATAAGGGAATAAAAGAAGCAAGAGGTGAGTATATTTGTTTTTTGGATTCAGATGATTTTTATGAAAAAACTTATATAGAAAGAATGTTGTTAGAAATATATAATAAATCAGCGGATGTTTGTTATTGTGGATATAATGTTGTGACTCCGAGAAAAAAGTATAAAAAAAGAACAAGATTTAAGTGGGGAGATATATTAGTTGACTATATTTTAGGCAAAGTTGCAGTACATACGACGGGTTGGATGATTAAAAAAGATATTTTAGATAAATTTAATATAAGATTTCAAGAAGGTGTATCATGGGGAGAAGATTTTGAGTTTTTTTGTGAAGTTTTATCTAGAACAAAAAATGTAACTTATGTTAAGGAGTATTTAACTAATTATAGAGTAGCCTTTAATGACAATTGTCTCTCTGCTTTTAGTATGGATAAAATAGACAAAGACTATTCTTCAATAAAGAGACTTCAAAATAATTCGATTATTAATAATAATGAACAAGTAGAAAAGGCTTTGATTAAATATAGATTAAAAGCTTTATTAATTTATAGGCTGATGAATGCAGTTCAAACTGGTGTTAATGAATGTATCATTCAAAACTACTTTAATAAATATAGATATTATATAAAAGGATATTCATGGAATAATGGGCTAAGAAGCATAAAATTAAATTATGCTAAGTTGAAGTTAGAAAATAGATTAAAAGATAGGAGATGAAAAAGTGAAGAAAATAGGATTATTTACAATTAATGACTATAATAATTATGGAAATAGATTACAAAATTATGCAGTACAAGAATATTTAAAATCTTTAGGTTTTGAGGTGGAAACTATTAGAAACGGAACCAAATACTCAAAATATTCAAAAAGACCTAATCTAATTAGTCGAGTAGAAAATCTTATAAAATTAACTCCAAGAGAAGCCTATATTAAAGTAACTAATAAGTTCCTGGAAAAAGTAAATAATAATAAGATTAAAGAATTGAAAAATTCAAGAGAACGAAATTTCAAAAAATTCACTAAAGAGCATATTTTGGAAACAGATTATTCAATATCAGATACAAATATTCCAGAAGATTTATCTAATAATTATGATTATTTTATTACTGGTAGTGATCAAGTTTGGAATCCATACAATCATAGAACTTCTGATATAGATTTTTTAACTTTTGCTCCTCGAAATAAAAGGATAGCTTTATCTCCAAGCTTTGGTGTGTCAAAAATACCCGAAGACTATATTGAAAGATATAGAAAATGGATTTCTGAAATAAATAGTTTAT from Caldisalinibacter kiritimatiensis includes these protein-coding regions:
- a CDS encoding glycosyltransferase family 2 protein, whose amino-acid sequence is MSPKVSVIIPVYNGETVVSISLNSLLEQTYSNFEVIIIDDGSKDNTKEVVKKYLDEDIRFKYIFQPNSGVSVARNKGIKEARGEYICFLDSDDFYEKTYIERMLLEIYNKSADVCYCGYNVVTPRKKYKKRTRFKWGDILVDYILGKVAVHTTGWMIKKDILDKFNIRFQEGVSWGEDFEFFCEVLSRTKNVTYVKEYLTNYRVAFNDNCLSAFSMDKIDKDYSSIKRLQNNSIINNNEQVEKALIKYRLKALLIYRLMNAVQTGVNECIIQNYFNKYRYYIKGYSWNNGLRSIKLNYAKLKLENRLKDRR